Genomic DNA from Mycolicibacterium helvum:
AGGTGCTGCCGAAGGTGATGACGACCTTCGGCCTCACGGCCACCTACGTCTTCATCATCTGCTGGATCACCGGCTCGTCGATCATGGCGGCCGGTGGCTGGACCGCGATCCCGATGTGGATCCTGGGTATCCTCACCTTCCTGATTCCCGCCGGTATGGCGGTCGCTGAACTCGGCAACCTGTGGCCCGGTGAAGGTGGTGTGTACATCTGGGCCACTCGGACCATGGGTGAGACATGGGGATTCATCGGCGGATACCTGTCGTGGATCCCGGTGGTGCTCAACTCCGCGTCGTCGCCGGCAATCATCCTGCAGTTCCTGTTGCTGGCCTTCCACGCCGAGCTCGGCCTGACCCTGACGATCATCCTGCAGGTGGTGTTGCTGTGGGCCGTGGTTGGCTTGGCCCTGGCCAAACTGGCCGCCAATCAGCGAATTATGAACACCGTCTTCGTCGTGTACTGGGCGCTGACCGCCGTCATCTTCGTCTCGGGCGTCATCTACGCCATCCGCAACGGCTCGGCTCAGCCGTTCACCGCGCACGCCGCGCTGGTGCCCGACTTCGCCGGTGCCGGCTTCCTCTACGGCACCGTGCTGCTCTACCTGGTCGGTGTCGAGACGCCCTACAACATGGGTGCGGAGTTCCTGTCGGTGCGTAAGAGCGGGCCGAAGATGGTGGTGTGGGGCTCGATTGCGCTGATCCTCATCTACCTGCTGACCACGTTGGGCACGGTGATGGTGCTACCTGCCGACCAGGTCGATCCGGTCACCGGTGTGATCGGCATGCTCGGCACCGCCGCGCCCAAGGGTGTGATGGAAGTGTGCGCCGTCGTGCTGGCCGGGATCGTGTTCGTCGCCTTGATGAGCTACCAGGTCACCTACTCGCGGTTGATCTTCGTCTCCGGCCTGGAGCGTCACCTGCCGCGGATCTTCACCCACCTGAACCCGCGTACCCGCAACCCGGTCACCGCCGTACTGATCCAGGGTGTGCTCTCGTCGCTGCTCATCGTGGGCCTCTACTCGCAGAGCAGCATGGCCAACGTCACCGTGTTCCTGCAGGGCGGCCTGTCCATCGCGTGGCTGATCTCCGGGTTCTTCTTCCTGGTCCCGGTCATCATCGCGCGCAAGAAGTACGCCGATCGCTATGCGGCCGAGAAGTTCTGGCGGATCCCCGGCGGCATGGTCGGCGTCTGGATCACGATCATCATCGGCTCGCTGGGAACAATCGGCGGCGTCTACTACTCGTTCGCGAAGTCGTGGATCAAGGATGTGCCCGACAGCACCTGGATGCTGTGGACCGGCAGCATCGCGGCGGGCATGTTCGTCCTGGGCGTGGTCGTCTACATCTTCGGCCGCCG
This window encodes:
- a CDS encoding APC family permease, whose amino-acid sequence is MTQELEAPASAHRDKLLATELVPEQVLPKVMTTFGLTATYVFIICWITGSSIMAAGGWTAIPMWILGILTFLIPAGMAVAELGNLWPGEGGVYIWATRTMGETWGFIGGYLSWIPVVLNSASSPAIILQFLLLAFHAELGLTLTIILQVVLLWAVVGLALAKLAANQRIMNTVFVVYWALTAVIFVSGVIYAIRNGSAQPFTAHAALVPDFAGAGFLYGTVLLYLVGVETPYNMGAEFLSVRKSGPKMVVWGSIALILIYLLTTLGTVMVLPADQVDPVTGVIGMLGTAAPKGVMEVCAVVLAGIVFVALMSYQVTYSRLIFVSGLERHLPRIFTHLNPRTRNPVTAVLIQGVLSSLLIVGLYSQSSMANVTVFLQGGLSIAWLISGFFFLVPVIIARKKYADRYAAEKFWRIPGGMVGVWITIIIGSLGTIGGVYYSFAKSWIKDVPDSTWMLWTGSIAAGMFVLGVVVYIFGRRSAHKMTQEDALAHLAVLDLKKSEIPSPEAV